The DNA sequence AAGGCTGCCGAGAAGGGCAAAAACAATGGTTACAACGCTGACGACAACATATCTCAATAATTGTGTCAGTTCTAAAGTACAAGGCGTACCGACGAGAGAAAATATGTGCGCAACTTTGCCAGAAGGCAGTTATATACCTACGAAATGAATGTGCTAAAGAGACCGTACAGGAAAAAACTAATACGTTGTAATTACTTGattgcaacattttttttttaattaattacaaaACAGTATTTACATTACTTACAATGCACAATACACAAAACTACCTATACATGCTCTACTTTACAATACGGTACTAAGAGAAACAACTTGACAAAATGAAActactttttaaaatttcatataCTTGTATACACATTTATACTTAGTTAAACAGCAAACAAGATGGAAAaatccactttttttttaaaagaattataattattgttttttaaacTTATGAAGTGTTCAATTTCATACTTCAATTTCAGTCTGACCTTAAATCTCTGTAAGTCAGGGTGCATGTGATCTCTTCTGCAGTCCCATAAATACAATTTTccgataataataaaaaaatttaaaaggcttACAAGTGAAGAGTTTTGAGAGGAGATTATTCCAACTACTACATCCTGAAGTGATAGTTGGATCCTTTCATTCGTTAAAGAGAGCCAATAACACTCGAAATTGGACCAAAACAGCCTTGAATAACTGCATAAAAATAGTAAATGATGTAATGTCTCAGGTATTGTCTCACAAAAACTACAAAGGTGACTTTCTTTGAAACCAATTTTATGCAATTTAACattaaagaacaaaattgaGTTTAATATTTTGTACTGAAAAGCTTTTACGTATGGTTCAAAAGCAACAATATGAGGAAGAATAAAGACTTGTTTCAGTTGGTCAGTAGACAAGTGGAATTCACTTCTTAAATTATTAGTTGCATTCGGAAATTGCGCTTTATTACTGattaataaaatataataatctcttgactttttttctgttacatCAAAAGtgttattctttatttttaaaattggagTAGGTGCTAAAAAATTCTGAGAGGTATCTAATTTGAGATTAATTGGTATAGAATGACGGAGTCCTGCCCACATTAAAAGATTTGTTTTGCAGCTAAGTTTGCGTTTAACGCAATTAAATGACTCTTGAatgttcaaatgaaataacaGATCCTTAACAAAAATTATGCCAGATTCAAAATACTTCTTATAGTAAACAGGTTTATTCTCAATGCGTGTCTCTTTATTATTCCAAATTATATGACACCAATTACGTTCTGAGTCAAAGGTGTTTCAAAAAGGGGTCCACCAGCTCAGAAGTTCATGATAGAATTGAGAAAACTTAGGATAGTCTTTTTTGCATTGATTGCAACATGCGTACGACACTTGACAACATTCCTATGACGGGTAAATCATGCAATCAACACTACAGAAGTAAAATTCTAGTTTCTACAGCGGCCTCAACAAATCTCGCTGACTGCTCACTTTAATTGAGGTTACTGATCGAAGCGAAAGGCAAATTTTAACCTCGTATTACTGGTATCAAGAAGAAGTGGACTTGGTGGAAGGCCATTGCGAGGACTTTCAATAACGAAATTATAAACGACCTAAAAATAAGTCGTGGTCCCCTTTCCCGTTCGATTGAAGTTAAATGTGCATTTCTCCTCCATGTTTACTGTGCTTCGCTATAGGGAAAGACAATAATCTGTCCAAAACAGCAGTGATAGTCACTGACACAAAGCGCCAAGTAGgctaattcaaacaaaaatgattcTGAGCTTTTGTCTCCGGGCTCTGTATGTTACTGTTAGTTTGTGGCCGTTAATCGGGTGCTTTCCGGGTAATATCACGCgtcttttcaaagttttctcGGAGAGTTACTCGAAATTGTCAACCCTTTACTCTCTAAAGCACAACGGACAAACTTCAGAAAGCGAAAATCAAACTTAACTATCACTCCAAGCTCGACCCTCGACTTTGCTCTTCCGGTGTCAAATTCTTGTCTCAGACAAGACCACGATGTGGCCCTCAGCAGTTTCCCCTTTCGGTGAACCGTGGCAGCCGTCGTTGCTTCGTTAGGGAGTCTTGACAACAGAACGGCTAGGACAATGCCATAAATTAAGACTTTCAATTAGCGGAATGACGAGAAATAAGCGTGCTGTACATGCAGCACGCATTTTATGACAATTCCGTGCCGTTCTCTGCAAAACGACAACGTGCCATCACCATATTTGCAGATGTGATGACACCTTGAACATACCGTGAATTATATTTAATTCAGGGGCGTGCAGACCAGTCTCTAGTGATAATGCACTCAGTGTCCAACATTGTAGAACGCAAACAAagtgggataatcgcaaaatagtaacaaaaatgcaaatgtttattttcaagtaacGTTTCCCTTGCCATTATCGTCGTCATTGCTTAAACTccttagggttagggttaactACTCAACCGTTTGGTAAAATGTGATTGATGTtagtgacaaatttgcattatCCTGCACGGGAACAAAGCGTGACGAAGTTTGTTCAGTTGTGTTTTGTATCCACGTGAGACTTAACATTTTAGCATTTGCATTGATAGAATTTGGTCAAACAATACAAGTGGGCTCTTTGTAATCTTCTAAGAGAGACAAATTTGAGCCTCTCTCCAGGGCGGATCCGGTTTGATGAAATTGAACAGAAACGTTCAGATAATACAAAATAACTTCACCCGGTCAAGGAGCGTTGCCTTGAACTTCTTCAACAAGAGTACGTTTACGAACAATCATTGTACGCGTAGAGTATGGCTTGCAATCCAGATGAATTGCCGACAAACTACGCCGCTGCTAGTCAAAAAGAGATTCCACTTTCATGGAGAACTAAGATTTGTTACGGCGTTGGACATGTCCTAAATGATCTTTCTGCGTCCATGTGGTTCACGTACATTTTGGTTTATCTTCATAAAgttgtgaaattttcaaacattaaCGCCGGTGCTCTCCTGTTAGTCGGGCAAGTAGCTGACGCTATGTGCACTCCACTTGTTGGCATCTTTTCCGATCGCACAGATGGTATTAAGTATGGCAGGCGAAAGACCTGGCATTTACTTGGTGCTATTTTTGTGTCAATCAGCTTTCCGTTCGTTTTTAACCCGTGTCTTGGCTGTGAGAGCTCGGGTCATTGGGTCAAGTTCTTTTATTATGCGGTGTTCATAGTATTGTTTCAATTCGGCTGGGCGGCATCACAAATTTCTCATTTGAGTTTAATTCCAGAGTTAACTGAAGATGACAATGAAAAGTGCGGCCTAACTGCAATCAGGTTAGTCTTTTGTGTAAGAAGAATAAAGCATTCACATTTATAATGCAATTATGTAGTTGCTCTTTTTCCTTAACCATAGCTCTTCCCAATttcaccaattttttttcactaacaTTTGGCGTTTTCCTAatccattttttgcatagacCAAGTCTTGGGTATATATTAAACCATCACACGaagtcaggagccgatgagtagaagcatgcaactcccatactaagcctatgtcacggcattcttacagactgatctatttttagtacacctttacTTTTGTGAAAGACAGGCAATTCCGCTTCAGTCTTAAATAAAAACGCCAGATTTCCACTCCATCCAATGTTGGATGGCAAATgtttgaaagacaaaaattaattctgaAATCACCATTGAACGAGGGAAGAAATGGACACAAGATGATCGAACAAatttgagtattttgcattatTAAAACCAAAAGCTTCTGGCGACCTCTCAGGTCGTTTAGttgattttttattcttttttttgtcttgtgtCATTCTCTATTTGCGTTTAAATTAGGTATGCTGCAACTGGGTTATGCAACATCTTCGTATTTGTGCTAACTTGGATTCTGCTTGGTTCAAGTGGAAATAGTACAAATTCCGACGAGCTGGGATCATCTGATGCTGCCGCTTTCACGGTAAGTACAATTGTTCTATCAGTTCGTCGACAGAAAGTAGGGAGTCTCACGGACATCGACTGTTTACGCaactgaatttcatttaacCTAAAGGCTAGAGGGGCCgttttcctcttctttcttGGAGCCCTTGTCTCACGCAATTGATCGGTTGCCATATTtttaataaaggaaaaaaaacagcattttttccCTAAAATTAGAATGACCATTCATGACGATGAGGATAATTAGTTTGGTGAGAGTCCTTCCTATCGCGGAGACACACTGAATTCTGATTTCCCTATTGCAAATTTAGTGAAATTAAAGCTGTTGGAATCGActcttttttctctcattCCTTTTCAGTATGTGGTGCTAATAGTTGCAGGTACAGGGATTTTATTTACGATAATCTTTCATGTGGGAGTTAAAGAACACCCACGTGATTGTTGCGCTCAATTCGCTACACGGTCTAGTAAGAGGTCTGCCGCAAACTGGGCCGCATGGTTTCGTGAGCCGCTGTTTTATCAGGTACATATATTGCCTTCACTTGATCTGATCCTATTGGTTTTGAAACTAATGGTAAGGTCAGCATGGACGGAGTTTATTGAAACGGTAAATCCgctttaaaaatgaaaatttgatcgTCATTATCACAGTTCCATCATAGTCCGTGGTAACACACACATTGCATTAGCAGTCCCCGTTCTGAAAGCAGATAAGTCCGCTATTCGCAAGCTCTATTTCAAGGTGAGTCTACGTGTGAAGCTTTTGTTATGATTTCAgctttcattcatattgaaattagaactgccataaaaaacatttcactcttagactcgctttgaaagagagcaTCAGGGGAGCACGGACATGTTCTTTTCCATGCTGGTATATCACTCTTGCCAAAAATGAGCTCCTATGAGGATTTGGAGATAAGCTAGTTTCCAATGTTTACAGTCACATTCCTTTGCTTTAGAAAAACCATTATTCTCATGAAAAGTTAGTTGACAAGACTATATCTATGTACATGATTTTATTatgtgaaattcatgtatttaaaCTGAGGGTTGAAACGATCGTGAAGGATCCTCATAGTTTTCAGCGCCACTTTAAGTGTCCAtgacaaatttttattttattttcaaataccAATCTAAGTATAACCCAATGAACATCTGCGAAAAAAACTTTGCTTTGAACAAAATGCGAATTTTGTATAATGTGTTATtgaaaactttcaaatttgccacaattttgttatattatttgcattagtcTCCTCTCGCTTTGGCAGGAGTTGTGACGTGTGTTCAGGAACACGTGACTTAAGTGTTGCTGTCATCTAACTTGAAAGCAAGTGGCATTCTCTCGACTCGCTCGTTCAAAATACCGGAAAGATGCGTCGCAGTGCGATGTGGGAACGAGAAAGATATTGCAAATGGCATAACAATGCACAAGATTCCTTTTTATTACGAAACATACCCCTTGGGTACGTACGTCGGGCTTTATCCCCTGAACTTTGACATCTGATTGTCCTCTTCGGCGGTTTATTCGCTTTCCGTACTAGGTAACGTTGTTTCATCCATGGAAAATGATTTAATCTCTACTGAGAAATCTAACGGATTTAGGATTTCGTCTGAATATTAGCTTGTTCCAGAGACCGAAGCTCGGTTTCTCAATCTACGTTACAGACTTTGTCACGTGGGCTTATCATAAGCTCCTATCAGC is a window from the Acropora palmata chromosome 1, jaAcrPala1.3, whole genome shotgun sequence genome containing:
- the LOC141885322 gene encoding major facilitator superfamily domain-containing protein 12-like isoform X1; this translates as MACNPDELPTNYAAASQKEIPLSWRTKICYGVGHVLNDLSASMWFTYILVYLHKVVKFSNINAGALLLVGQVADAMCTPLVGIFSDRTDGIKYGRRKTWHLLGAIFVSISFPFVFNPCLGCESSGHWVKFFYYAVFIVLFQFGWAASQISHLSLIPELTEDDNEKCGLTAIRYAATGLCNIFVFVLTWILLGSSGNSTNSDELGSSDAAAFTYVVLIVAGTGILFTIIFHVGVKEHPRDCCAQFATRSSKRSAANWAAWFREPLFYQIGLMYMSVRLIINVTQVYIPMYTLETLGLSKQTIAIMPLVVYVSGFISTFFSKPLNRSLGRKAVLMSSLFIIIGTSVWLWFIPRHSTQMYGASAALGFGSSISLVTVLTMLADLIAENVETGAFVYGAMSFLDKMSNGIIIQLIQVFYPENTEPSSNIGGPYYRKVMVFVSGIAAVMALLTLLTVGKKNVKDDVKEDGGDARQTCRQSSSWALICSTGSFSPCESPVHRAAVGTTSEVMPLYGSVSLAKTRSSS
- the LOC141885322 gene encoding major facilitator superfamily domain-containing protein 12-like isoform X2 encodes the protein MACNPDELPTNYAAASQKEIPLSWRTKICYGVGHVLNDLSASMWFTYILVYLHKVVKFSNINAGALLLVGQVADAMCTPLVGIFSDRTDGIKYGRRKTWHLLGAIFVSISFPFVFNPCLGCESSGHWVKFFYYAVFIVLFQFGWAASQISHLSLIPELTEDDNEKCGLTAIRYAATGLCNIFVFVLTWILLGSSGNSTNSDELGSSDAAAFTYVVLIVAGTGILFTIIFHVGVKEHPRDCCAQFATRSSKRSAANWAAWFREPLFYQIGLMYMSVRLIINVTQVYIPMYTLETLGLSKQTIAIMPLVVYVSGFISTFFSKPLNRSLGRKAVLMSSLFIIIGTSVWLWFIPRHSTQMYGASAALGFGSSISLVTVLTMLADLIAENVETGAFVYGAMSFLDKMSNGIIIQLIQVFYPENTEPSSNIGGPYYRKVMVFVSGIAAVMALLTLLTVGKKNVKDDVKDGGDARQTCRQSSSWALICSTGSFSPCESPVHRAAVGTTSEVMPLYGSVSLAKTRSSS